One genomic segment of Ipomoea triloba cultivar NCNSP0323 chromosome 9, ASM357664v1 includes these proteins:
- the LOC116028843 gene encoding 2-hydroxyisoflavanone dehydratase-like encodes MASPPASTKVVHDFYPRFRVYEDGRIERFHKYVSVPPTDNPETGVQSKDVVIVPENNVWVRMYLPKVTDVAQKFPVLVYIHGGAFTLESASSSSYDTFLHSVTAKANVVTVSVEYRLAPEHKLPACYEDAWAVMQWVRQGSDPWLKTHADLSRGFLAGDSAGANISHYMMVKTGEDNSEDCLKPVGMILTHPYFVGSTEVDRIWDFVYPDRPASGDDPKANPAAIPGLLSQLGCSKIMVCIAEKDFIRDRGLMYYEALKNSGWGGQLELVDSDGEEHVFHLWNPTCDQAHLLMNRIVSFLSST; translated from the coding sequence ATGGCTTCACCTCCAGCCTCAACTAAAGTAGTTCACGATTTCTACCCCAGATTTCGCGTCTACGAGGACGGCCGCATCGAGAGGTTTCACAAATATGTTTCTGTCCCTCCCACCGACAACCCAGAAACCGGCGTTCAATCCAAAGACGTCGTCATTGTACCAGAAAACAACGTTTGGGTCCGAATGTACCTTCCCAAGGTCACCGACGTTGCCCAGAAATTCCCCGTTCTAGTCTACATTCACGGCGGCGCCTTCACGCTCGAGTCCGCCTCGTCCTCTTCCTACGACACGTTTCTCCACTCCGTAACAGCCAAAGCCAACGTTGTAACCGTTTCAGTTGAGTACAGGCTGGCCCCGGAGCACAAACTCCCGGCGTGTTACGAGGATGCCTGGGCGGTTATGCAGTGGGTCAGGCAAGGATCCGACCCGTGGCTGAAAACTCACGCGGATCTCTCCAGGGGTTTCTTGGCCGGGGATAGCGCCGGAGCCAACATCTCACACTACATGATGGTGAAGACAGGCGAGGACAATTCTGAAGATTGTTTAAAACCCGTGGGGATGATTTTGACCCACCCGTATTTCGTGGGCAGCACCGAGGTCGATAGGATATGGGATTTTGTTTATCCTGACCGCCCGGCCTCCGGGGACGACCCGAAGGCGAACCCGGCGGCCATTCCGGGTCTTCTCTCGCAGCTTGGCTGCTCGAAAATTATGGTGTGTATTGCGGAGAAGGATTTCATAAGAGACAGAGGATTGATGTATTATGAGGCTCTGAAGAACAGTGGCTGGGGTGGCCAACTGGAGCTCGTGGATTCCGATGGCGAAGAACACGTTTTTCATTTGTGGAATCCGACATGCGATCAGGCGCATTTATTGATGAATCGTATCGTGTCTTTCCTGAGCAGCACCTAA
- the LOC116028539 gene encoding uncharacterized protein LOC116028539 yields MAEDLCFFSKDALIIKPPKKSPLLLRMVVLSVAMLCGVYICSICLKQIGSHTNRQVIKIPAIGGENVCEPPHIEPSERPYVHFPKPKTFSRAECACNPVRYFAILSTQRSGSGWFETLLNNHTNISSNGEIFSVKVRRSNISTIVDTLDNIYNLDWFTSASKNECTAAVGLKWMLNQGLLQNHEEIVEYFKRKGVSTIFLFRRNLLRRMVSILANSYDQNAKPLNGTHKSHVHSPLEAEILARYKPVINTTLLIPILRQAEELVTKGLESFKSTRHIILYYEDIIQNRTKLIDVQDFLTVPHRELHSRQIKIHKGPLSSQVENWGDIEKTLKGTPFESFLRADQEM; encoded by the exons ATGGCTGAAGATCTTTGTTTCTTCTCGAAG GATGCATTGATCATAAAGCCTCCAAAGAAATCTCCACTGTTATTGAGAATGGTGGTCTTATCTGTTGCAATGCTATGTGGAGTCTATATATGCTCAATCTGTCTTAAGCAAATTGGTAGCCACACCAATAGACAAGTAATAAAGATTCCTGCTATTGGTGGGGAGAATGTATGTGAACCACCTCATATTGAACCTTCAGAGAGACCTTATGTGCACTTTCCCAAGCCAAAGACTTTTAGCCG TGCTGAGTGTGCTTGCAATCCAGTACGGTATTTTGCAATTTTGTCGACACAGAGGTCTGGTAGTGGATGGTTCGAGACACTGTTAAACAATCACACGAATATCAGCTCCAATGGGGAGATTTTTTCTGTCAAAGTCCGGAGGAGTAACATATCAACTATTGTGGACACTTTGGACAACATCTATAATCTAGACTGGTTTACTAGTGCTTCCAAGAATGAGTGTACAGCTGCAGTTGGGCTGAAATGGATGCTTAATCAG GGTCTACTTCAAAATCATGAGGAAATTGTTGAATACTTTAAAAGGAAAGGAGTTTCCACAATTTTTCTCTTCAGAAGAAATCTTTTGCGTAGAATGGTTTCAATACTTGCAAACTCCTATGATCAAAATGCAAAGCCACTAAATGGAACTCACAAATCTCACGTGCATTCTCCTCTAGAg GCTGAAATACTTGCTAGATACAAACCAGTGATAAACACAACACTGCTGATTCCAATCCTAAGGCAAGCGGAGGAGTTGGTGACGAAAGGCTTGGAGTCCTTCAAAAGTACTAGGCATATCATCCTTTACTACGAGGACATAATACAAAACCGAACT AAACTCATTGATGTTCAAGATTTCCTTACAGTCCCACATAGAGAGTTACATAGTCGACAGATTAAGATACACAAAGGGCCTTTGTCTTCACAGGTTGAGAATTGGGGTGATATCGAAAAGACCCTCAAGGGAACACCATTTGAGAGCTTCCTACGAGCGGATCAAGAAATGTAG
- the LOC116029015 gene encoding uncharacterized protein LOC116029015: MDTSSTLPFFPTLYIYTFTNKQIRREKSHSFFAELLEMETVMPSPPVDFNFDSACTTPYISAPSSPPHFGAGFASAPGSPTRFLGGGAVPFSWEEKPGVPKPRRDFDGINGEYEDDDRDFVFEFSGPLEKAYLSAADELFESGKIKPLKPPSLRPEHGEKPRSSPKYPDKTVKEVRRSPKTENDADKRGRGREIRSNNNPRHKATRSLSPFRASDLVFDRKQTGQENTNNNSVSSSFISTMLSGRWKLKDLLLFRSASEGRASSTQKMKKYSSELKNKKKSKEDVNYSFRSTTDSEGSGSISRRRGPVSAHELHYTMNRTISEELRRKTFLPYKQGLLGCLGFNPAVHEMSCRGFSSVSMPRS; this comes from the exons atggacacgAGTTCAACTT TACCCTTCTTCCCcactctctatatatatacttttacaaACAAACAGATTCGCAGGGAGAAAAGTCATAGTTTCTTCGCTGAATTATTAGAGATGGAGACGGTGATGCCCTCGCCGCCGGTGGACTTCAACTTCGACAGCGCGTGCACTACCCCCTACATCAGCGCGCCGTCTAGTCCTCCGCATTTTGGCGCCGGCTTCGCCAGCGCCCCCGGCAGCCCCACCCGCTTCCTCGGCGGCGGCGCGGTTCCGTTCAGCTGGGAAGAGAAGCCAGGAGTTCCGAAACCTAGGCGTGATTTCGACGGAATTAATGGAGAATACGAGGATGATGATAGAGATTTTGTTTTCGAGTTCAGCGGGCCGTTGGAGAAGGCTTATTTGTCCGCCGCCGACGAGCTGTTTGAGTCCGGCAAGATCAAGCCTCTTAAGCCGCCGTCGCTGCGGCCGGAACACGGCGAAAAACCTCGTAGCTCTCCTAAATATCCCGACAAAACGGTTAAGGAAGTACGGCGTTCGCCGAAAACGGAGAACGATGCCGACAaacgaggacgaggaagagaaatCCGTTCGAATAATAATCCTCGGCACAAGGCAACGAGATCTCTGTCCCCATTCCGAGCCTCGGATTTGGTATTCGACCGGAAACAAACCGGTCAagaaaacacaaacaacaacTCCGTTTCCTCCTCGTTCATCTCAACCATGTTGTCGGGAAGATGGAAGCTGAAGGATCTTCTGCTGTTCAGAAGCGCGTCGGAAGGTCGGGCGAGTAGCACacagaagatgaagaaatactCATCAGAgctgaagaacaagaagaagagtAAAGAAGACGTGAATTACAGCTTTAGGTCTACAACAGACAGCGAGGGATCCGGGTCAATCTCGAGGAGGAGAGGACCGGTTTCGGCTCACGAACTGCATTACACGATGAACCGGACGATCTCGGAGGAGCTGAGGAGGAAAACATTCTTGCCATACAAGCAAGGGCTCCTAGGTTGCTTGGGCTTCAATCCTGCGGTTCATGAAATGTCTTGTAGAGGTTTTTCTTCTGTGTCCATGCCTCGTTCCTAA
- the LOC116028529 gene encoding 2-hydroxyisoflavanone dehydratase-like, translated as MASPPASTKVVHDFFPIFRVYDDGRVERFKNHVSVPPTDDPETGVQSKDVVIVPENNVWARLYLPKVTDGAEKFPVLFYIHGGAFSIESASSATYDKYLHAVTAKANVVTVSVEYRLAPEHKLPACYDDSWAVMQWVASHGKDGGQGSDPWLKTHADLSRVFLAGDSAGANIAHYMMVKASEEKSQDCLKPVGMILGHPYFGISGEPDKLWEIVYPDCPASGDPMGNPAAIPGLLSQLGCSKILVCIAEKDFIRDRGLKYYEALKNSGWGGHLELVDSDGEEHVFHLLNPTCEQADLMMNRVVAFLKST; from the coding sequence ATGGCTTCTCCTCCAGCCTCAACTAAAGTAGTTCACGATTTCTTCCCCATTTTTCGCGTCTACGATGACGGCCGCGTCGAGAGGTTTAAGAACCATGTTTCTGTCCCTCCGACCGACGACCCAGAAACCGGCGTTCAATCCAAAGATGTCGTGATTGTACCAGAAAACAACGTCTGGGCCCGCCTGTACCTTCCCAAGGTCACCGACGGCGCCGAGAAATTCCCCGTTTTATTCTACATCCACGGCGGCGCGTTCTCCATCGAGTCCGCCTCCTCCGCCACCTACGACAAGTATCTCCACGCCGTGACGGCCAAAGCCAACGTCGTAACCGTTTCCGTCGAGTACAGACTGGCACCGGAGCACAAACTCCCGGCGTGTTACGACGATTCCTGGGCGGTTATGCAGTGGGTCGCGTCGCATGGTAAGGACGGTGGACAAGGATCCGACCCGTGGCTGAAAACCCACGCGGATCTCTCCCGGGTTTTCTTGGCCGGCGATAGCGCCGGAGCCAACATTGCACACTACATGATGGTGAAGGCAAGCGAGGAAAAATCTCAAGATTGTCTAAAACCCGTGGGGATGATTTTGGGCCACCCGTATTTCGGAATCAGCGGCGAACCCGATAAGCTCTGGGAGATTGTTTATCCTGACTGCCCCGCATCCGGTGACCCGATGGGGAACCCGGCGGCCATTCCGGGTCTTCTCTCGCAGCTTGGCTGCTCGAAAATTCTGGTGTGTATTGCGGAGAAGGATTTCATCAGAGACAGAGGATTGAAGTATTATGAGGCATTGAAGAACAGTGGCTGGGGCGGCCACCTGGAGCTCGTGGATTCCGATGGCGAAGAACATGTTTTTCATTTGCTGAATCCGACATGCGAGCAGGCGGATTTAATGATGAATCGTGTCGTGGCTTTCCTGAAATCCACCTAA
- the LOC116029972 gene encoding CDPK-related kinase 5-like encodes MGACTSKSHKPNPYSLRETLEAPQVPETPANNAAAADAGKKSPFFPFYSPSPAHYLFSKKSPATTTAKSGASTPGRLFKRPFPPPSPAKHIKSLLLRRHGSVKPNAAAIPEGEEAEGADLDKSFGFSKQFTSRYEIGEEVGRGHFGYTCSATGKKGELKGQRVAVKVIPKSKMTTAIAIEDVRREVKILRALTGHSNLVQFYEAFEDQENVYIVMELCLGGELLDRILARGGKYSEDDARAVMIQILNVVAFCHLQGVVHRDLKPENFLFSSKDESSQLKAIDFGLSDFVRPDEKLNDIVGSAYYVAPEVLQRSYSTEADVWSVGVIAYILLCGSRPFWARTESGIFRAVLKTDPSFDEGPWPSLSSEAKDFVKRLLNKDPRKRMSAAQALCHPWIRSHSDIKVPLDILVFKLMKSYMRSSSLRKAAMRALSKTLTEDELFYLREQFALLEPDKNGSIKLDNVKTALMKIATNAMKESRVPDFLAALNALQYRRMEFEEFCAAALSVHQLEALERWEQHARCAYEIFEKDGNRAIMIEELASELGLSPSVPVHAVLQDWIRHTDGKLSFLGFVKLLHGPSTRTLVKVQ; translated from the exons ATGGGAGCTTGCACCTCTAAATCTCACAAGCCTAATCCCTATTCACTCCGCGAAACCCTAGAGGCGCCGCAAGTTCCCGAAACTCCGGCCAACAACGCCGCCGCTGCCGACGCGGGGAAGAAGTCTCCTTTCTTTCCGTTCTACAGTCCCAGCCCGGCGCACTATTTATTTTCTAAGAAATCTCCGGCGACGACGACCGCGAAGAGTGGTGCCTCTACGCCCGGGAGGTTGTTCAAGCGGCCTTTCCCGCCGCCGTCGCCAGCGAAGCATATTAAGTCGTTGCTTTTGCGGCGGCATGGGAGTGTGAAGCCGAACGCGGCGGCGATCCCCGAGGGCGAGGAGGCGGAAGGAGCTGATTTGGATAAGAGTTTTGGGTTCTCAAAACAGTTTACTAGTCGGTACGAGATCGGCGAGGAAGTTGGGCGAGGGCATTTCGGTTATACTTGCTCTGCTACGGGTAAAAAGGGTGAACTTAAGGGTCAACGAGTCGCCGTGAAGGTCATCCCCAAGTCCaag ATGACAACAGCTATTGCAATTGAGGACGTGAGGAGGGAAGTAAAAATATTGCGAGCCTTGACAGGACATAGCAATCTTGTGCAGTTTTATGAAGCGTTTGAAGATCAAGAAAACGTCTATATAGTAATGGA GTTGTGCCTTGGTGGAGAGCTCCTAGATAGGATACTTGCAAG GGGTGGAAAATACTCTGAAGATGATGCAAGGGCTGTTATGatacaaatattaaatgttGTTGCATTTTGTCATTTACAAGGTGTGGTGCACCGTGATCTTAAACCCGAG AATTTTCTGTTTTCTTCCAAGGATGAAAGTTCGCAGTTGAAAGCTATAGATTTTGGTTTATCAGATTTTGTCAGGCCGG ATGAAAAGCTTAATGATATTGTTGGCAGTGCCTACTATGTTGCACCTGAAGTTCTACAGAGATCATATAGTACAGAGGCTGATGTATGGAGTGTAGGCGTGATTGCATACATTCTTTTATGTGGTAGTCGTCCATTTTGGGCCCGAACTGAATCTGGAATATTTCGAGCAGTCCTAAAGACTGACCCCAGTTTTGATGAAGGGCCTTGGCCTTCATTATCTTCAGAGGCTAAAGACTTTGTCAAGCGGCTGCTAAATAAGGATCCCCGCAAAAGAATGTCAGCTGCTCAAGCGTTAT GTCATCCTTGGATCCGGAGTCACAGTGACATAAAAGTGCCTCTTGATATTCTTGTGTTCAAACTCATGAAGAGCTATATGCGATCTTCATCTTTGCGTAAGGCTGCAATGAGG GCATTGTCTAAAACATTAACAGAAGATGAGCTATTCTATCTGAGGGAGCAATTTGCTTTATTGGAGCCAGACAAAAATGGCAGTATAAAATTGGATAATGTTAAAACA GCTCTGATGAAAATTGCCACGAACGCTATGAAGGAATCGCGTGTACCTGATTTTCTTGCTGCG CTAAATGCGCTTCAATACAGAAGAATGGAATTTGAAGAATTCTGTGCAGCAGCGCTTAGTGTCCATCAGTTAGAGGCTCTCGAACGTTGGGAGCAACATGCTCGCTGTGCATATGAAATTTTTGAGAAAGATGGAAACAGGGCGATTATGATTGAAGAACTGGCATCA GAACTTGGGCTAAGTCCTTCTGTCCCAGTTCACGCTGTTCTCCAGGACTGGATAAGGCATACTGATGGAAAGCTAAGTTTCCTTGGATTTGTCAAACTCTTGCATGGTCCCTCCACCAGAACACTCGTCAAGGTGCAGTAA
- the LOC116028663 gene encoding probable carboxylesterase 2, whose translation MAALAKANSADVLYDFSIMRVYTDGRVERLAGKDVFPAGLDAETGVQSKDVVISPELNISARLYLPKTAGTDGRKLPLLVYFHGGGFVIESAFSPTYQKHLNLVAAEANVVIVSVNYRLAPEHPLPAAYDDSWLALKWLASHSHAGGQDPWLNDYADFDRLFFGGDSAGGNIAHNMAMRVGLENPGAGGINLEGIYLNCPFFWGKDPIGNEGDNVYVSSLLENLWKFVNPGTTGLDDPLINPAADPDLARVGCKRVLVYVGEKDPLRNRGWHYKEALRKKGWDGYVEVVEAKGEDHVFNLINPTSDNAMAMVKKLASFINNV comes from the coding sequence ATGGCTGCACTCGCAAAAGCAAACTCCGCCGATGTGCTTTATGATTTTTCAATAATGAGAGTTTACACCGACGGCCGAGTTGAGAGGTTGGCCGGAAAAGATGTCTTCCCGGCTGGGTTAGACGCCGAAACCGGAGTTCAGAGCAAAGACGTGGTTATCTCGCCGGAGCTCAACATTTCTGCGAGGCTCTACCTCCCCAAAACTGCCGGTACTGATGGACGGAAACTGCCACTTCTCGTCTACTTTCACGGCGGCGGGTTCGTGATTGAGTCGGCCTTCTCTCCAACCTACCAAAAGCATCTCAACTTGGTGGCCGCCGAAGCTAACGTCGTCATCGTTTCCGTTAACTATCGCCTAGCCCCGGAGCATCCTCTCCCGGCTGCCTATGACGATTCTTGGTTAGCTCTCAAGTGGTTGGCATCTCATTCCCATGCCGGAGGCCAGGACCCGTGGCTAAATGACTACGCCGACTTTGACCGGTTGTTCTTCGGTGGCGATAGCGCCGGCGGCAACATAGCACACAACATGGCCATGCGGGTCGGGTTGGAGAATCCGGGCGCGGGCGGTATCAATCTTGAAGGGATTTATCTAAACTGTCCGTTTTTCTGGGGAAAGGACCCGATTGGTAACGAAGGTGACAACGTGTACGTAAGCTCTCTTCTTGAGAATCTATGGAAGTTCGTGAACCCGGGCACGACGGGGCTGGATGACCCGTTAATTAACCCCGCAGCGGACCCGGACCTTGCTAGGGTCGGGTGCAAGAGGGTTCTGGTTTACGTTGGCGAGAAGGATCCGTTAAGGAATAGAGGTTGGCATTACAAAGAGGCCCTGCGGAAGAAGGGGTGGGATGGGTACGTTGAGGTGGTGGAAGCTAAAGGGGAAGATCATGTTTTCAATTTGATTAATCCAACAAGTGATAATGCCATGGCCATGGTCAAGAAGTTGGCCTCTTTCATCAACAATGTATAA
- the LOC116030065 gene encoding protein ALP1-like has product MDQSFMLMLSNLLHLHNHLDPATSVLSDAASPSSPTSLLTSTSAAPLLFFTIASVLSYIASHPPKKKAKIPNSNNPSSPSAAEFSVAAFRALSTEHIWAMEAPLRDAQWRSLYGLSYPVFTTVVDKLKPYITQSQLSLPSDYAVAMVLSRLSHGLSAKTLASRYGLEPYLISKITNMVTRLLATKLYPEFIKIPVSRRRLVETTQGFQELTLLPNVCGAIDGTPVRLHHLPSDTINSSMYYCRYGFPSILLQVVADHKKIFWDVCVKSPGGFDDATHFRDSLLYNRLISGDIVWDKVINVRGQHVRPYIVGDWGFPLLSFLLTPFSWNRTGSPAQNAFDEALMKGRKMVEEAIGLLKGRWKILQNLNVGLTHAPQTIVACCVLHNLCQIAREPEPELWKEPDENGSSPRVLENEKSFHYYGESMRQALADELYQQLSSR; this is encoded by the coding sequence atggatcAGTCATTCATGCTTATGCTCTCAAATCTACTCCACCTCCATAACCACCTCGATCCCGCCACCTCCGTCCTCTCCGACGCCGCCTCCCCCTCCTCTCCGACCTCTCTCCTCACCTCCACCTCCGCCGCGCCTCTTCTCTTCTTCACCATAGCTTCCGTTCTCTCCTACATCGCCTCCCACCCGCCTAAGAAGAAGGCTAAAATCCCTAATTCCAATAATCCTTCGTCCCCTTCCGCCGCGGAATTCTCCGTCGCGGCGTTCCGTGCCCTATCGACGGAGCACATATGGGCCATGGAAGCCCCTCTCCGTGACGCCCAGTGGCGATCTCTCTATGGTCTCTCTTACCCGGTGTTTACCACTGTTGTTGATAAGCTCAAACCCTACATCACTCAGTCCCAGCTCTCTCTCCCGTCTGATTATGCTGTGGCTATGGTTCTTTCTAGGTTATCCCATGGCCTCTCCGCTAAAACCCTAGCTTCTCGTTACGGGCTCGAACCTTACCTAATTTCCAAAATTACTAATATGGTTACTCGCCTCTTGGCCACTAAGCTCTACCCTGAGTTCATTAAGATCCCTGTGAGTCGCCGAAGGTTGGTGGAGACCACTCAGGGGTTTCAAGAGCTCACCTTACTGCCTAACGTTTGTGGGGCCATTGATGGAACCCCCGTGAGACTCCATCATCTCCCCTCTGACACGATTAACTCTTCCATGTATTACTGCCGCTATGGGTTCCCTTCGATTTTGCTTCAGGTTGTTGCTGATCACAAGAAAATCTTTTGGGATGTTTGTGTGAAATCTCCCGGCGGGTTTGATGATGCTACTCATTTCAGGGATAGCTTGTTGTATAATAGGTTGATTTCGGGGGATATTGTTTGGGACAAGGTGATCAATGTGAGGGGACAGCATGTTAGGCCTTACATTGTTGGAGATTGGGGCTTCCCGTTGCTGTCGTTTTTGCTCACTCCGTTTTCGTGGAACAGGACTGGAAGTCCTGCTCAGAATGCGTTCGACGAAGCACTGATGAAGGGTAGAAAGATGGTTGAGGAAGCCATTGGTTTGTTGAAGGGAAGGTGGAAGATTCTTCAGAACTTGAATGTGGGTCTAACTCATGCGCCTCAAACAATTGTTGCCTGCTGCGTTTTGCATAACTTATGCCAGATTGCGAGGGAGCCTGAACCGGAGCTCTGGAAGGAACCAGACGAGAATGGGTCATCACCACGGGTGTTAGAGAACGAGAAGTCTTTCCATTATTATGGCGAAAGCATGAGGCAGGCATTGGCTGATGAGCTGTATCAACAGCTCTCTTCCAGATAG